AAGTTCTTTGTACACCACGTTAATGTTGACAATGGCTGTGTCCAGAAGGTAGAAGAATTTCTTGTACTAATACCTGAGAATACTGGTCATGCAGCTTATGCCCATGGCATAAGAGAAACCATCTCAGTGGTGTAGAACATTGATAACATCCATCTGCAGACAAAGTATGGGTTATAGATTTGCTCTAGTAGTTCACAGTCATGACCCTTTGCATTGGTGGTCCATCAGCATCTGTTTTCAGTTAGTTCACACCATACTGACATCATTGGTAGAATGGAACTGCAGGTAGTGAAAGAGGATTGGAGATGCACACAGTTGTCAGTATGTAACATGTACCCCTTTCCATAGAGATTAGTAGCTTCTATCAAGGCAACCTTCATGCTGACAGGAATTTCTTTATGATTATGTTCCATGGAATCCTAGAGTGGTTGTGTGCCTGGTCTCCACTCCATTACTGTTTGTATGTCTTCATGCCCCACTGTGTCCTCTTGTTTAGCATATACTGCAGGTCATGATAGTACCACTGGAAGATGTTGATGATAAGGAAGACTTCCAGTTAgtcatttgttttgttgttctccATCAGTGTCTGTGAAGTGCACGTTCATAGGTAATgcatagaagagaagagagaatttaaAGATCTTGTTTGTAAGACTGCATAACCATGCATATGAATAAACATTCAGAATAAGTAATGGGAACTTTGTTTGCTCCTTGGCAATTATGATCATGAGATTATCTGTCATGAAGCAGTATTCAGGTTCTTCCTCATATTATCCCTTTGACTATGACTAACCCCCCCTTCATAAATGGACCTCAGGGTTCACAGTGAATACAGAGGGTTTTGATATCCCAATATCTCTATGGAAGGAGACAATTTATGGTAACAATTAGTCTCCCTGGGCCAGCAACTCAAGCTAGTACTCTAGCTTTAGGTGGGAGGTTACCTAGGACACTCCTCAGACAAAAACAGCAGCCATTTGACTGAAGCAGTTGGAAAAGAGGAATCTCCAACTTGCCACAGAGACATCAATGGGAGTTACCATATCCAAGGGGTTAAAACATCAAAATGCTTTTAGATGTGAAAAATAAGGCTaaggaaattaaaaggaaatttccAGTACCAGTAATAGTTTACACTGAGCAAATAACATTAACCCAGTGGTAATAGGTTTTCCTGCACATACGTAGGAGTGCGAACATAGTCAGCCACCCTAGTGTAAAAAGAGATGCATAGGAAACACATTAACTCTTCTCTTTGCATGCCTGGCTGCAGCATACTCAGTTTTCTAGtaagtaaaaccaaaacaaagattTAATCCAGCTTTTGAGGGGCTGTAGCTCCTGAATGACAAAACTGGAGCAAATCCAGTGAACAACTGATAAGGACACACACCTCGGAGTAGAGTCACCGTCAGGATTAACCCAATGTGCCCGGGCCTTTTCAGCGCTCATGTGGTCTGCCAAACGGTTATATCTGTTTGGGCCACATCTGTAGAGATGCCACCCGTGGCATCAGCACTATGCTGCCATGGCATCATGGTAGATGCCACCCGCAAACAAGGGGTTAATGGTGCTGCAATGCAGTTTCCAAATGTATCATGAGATGCCTAAAGCATCTTAAATTTAACAATTAAATGTAATGCACTGATTGTTTATTTTAGCCGTCCCTCCGGCACCATCCCCGGGTAAGTCCTCAAGATACGACACCTCCCTTGGGCTCCTTACAAAACGCTTTGTTGACCTACTCCAATCGGCACCTGATGGCACTGTTGATCTCAATAGGGTAAGGATTCAGAGTTAGTAGATTTGAAGTAGCATTATACTAGGCTGTTTGTAATTATACAGAATGACAAAAAATTTAGATTGCTATTCTGAAAGATATTACTAATAAGTAGTTTCAAAAAGAAAGTaaactattttgttattttatgtcaGGTTGTGTTTGTCAAGTTACAATGGATAtcattgttttactttattttttattttcattatataaacaaacatttaaGTTTTATCGTTTTTGTAGTTTAGAGATCAGATACACAAAAAAGTAGTGCTATTAATGCACTCCTTATTTTGTTCATGAAATAGTAAGTGGTGACATAGGTGACTGAGGTTAGCATCTGGTCACCCAGACTAAAAATTACACATGTGGAAATTTCCTTATGTGTGCCGCATGTCTGGAAAATTAAACTTGGATTTGTAACACTTGCTTTGCCTTAAAATAATGCAAAGAAGGTTACAGATTGAACATTTATTTATAACCAGGATTGTAATATGCTGCTTTTTCTTTCAGCATAAGGTATGATCatattgtcttgttttgtttgtttacagGCCTCTGACAAGCTGTCTGTTCAGAAGAGGAGAATATATGATATCACAAACGTCTTAGAGGGAATTGGTCTAGTCAACAAAAAGTCCAAAAATAATGTTCAGTGGCTGTAAGTAGAAAATGGTAAACTATTTTGTTGTAACCCTCAGATTCATTAACAAGCAACTACACTTCCCAgctcttttctgatttttttaatgGGATTGCCAGTTATTTAATAACAGATATTTCCTCAAAACAAGCTGTGCTTGAAGTGTACTGTTTGCAATTTGTAGAATAGGTTTTTTGTAAAGATGTCTGGTCATAATGTTTGTATGTAATACCTACAAATAAATTTTTGTCCTGCTGTTTCCTCCatatttcctccacctccttcatttAATTTCTTGCTGCTGCTCATCCTTGTTAAAGTAGAAAATGGGCTCCTGTATTTCATTAGGTAATGTCTCCTGTAGAATGATGCAGTCAGAAAGTCTATATCTGTAAAAGTCTTGGATGGAACTAATAGACTTCTTATTGTCATGGAGTACAAGGAAacctgtttttataaatataccaaGAAAACAAAGCACTACCTATAgagatgcaaaaaaataaaattatgtactaATATTTTCCTGTATTTTCAGAGCTTCACGGATGAGCAGTCAAAATTTAGAGGGTGATGTTGAACATCTTGCTTCCAAAGAAAATGAACTTGACAGATTAATAGAACAAGCAGGTTTGTTAAATATAATTGCTGTATATACCTGATTTCTTTTCTTAGTATAGAATTTCCATTACCATATGCCCAGGCTAATAATTACATACTTGATTGGTACCAAGTATGTGCCGCATGCCTGGAATATTAATTGGGACTGCAGCACACTTCATTTTTCCGTCTGGGGGGAAATGATGTGCTAAAGTTTCTACAGTTTTACATAAATTTGAGAATTTTTAAGGTTGTTAGTTTGGTTGAAGCAATTTATTTTGCTGTATGTTCTTACAGTTTTAAAGGTATTTGTTCTTTCAGTTATGAATTTATAGATGTTGCAAGTTTTTCAAAGATTTCAATTTTTCATGGCTGCACTCAGAGTACAtgttaaaattttctttcaacAGAGAGAGACCTCCTGCAGATGAGTCAGGACAAAAGATATGCCTACATTACATACCATGATCTTCACACCATCCGATATTATAAAGACAAAACTGTGTTTGCTGTGAAAGCGCCACCTGGAACACAACTACAGGTCCCACAAGAGGTCAAAGAGCAGGTAAATTTTTGCAAAGTTGCTTAATGAATATTGTCATAAACTTTATTCCAAATACTGtttaatgtttacatttgagAAGGTGAATTGTGTGATATAAATGACTTTGGTATGTTATGGTGGTTGTAATTTTTCAGGGTTATAAGATTCACTTGAAGAGTGAAAATGGTCCAATTGAGGTATTCTTATCGGAATCCAGCATTGGGGAAAGCCCTATAAAACAGAGTCCAATCAAACAAAGTCCACTAAAGACAAGCCCACTCAGGACCCCATTGCCAGCCACTTCAAGGGCAAAGCTAAGACCCACACGGACTAGAGCTAGTAAGGCTTTgctacaaacccaaaaacctgaGCTCACCACACCAAAGAAGGTAAGCAGTACTTTATCATTTTAAGTAGTGGGTCAGTATCCAGATTGATTCCTTATTGTAAAATCTTGTCATCCATGACCAGTGGATTAAAATTCATCTATGTTTCatagataatggaaaaaatattagAGGACAATAGATGACtatgaaaaaaagttatttattaatatcatttattaataatgCATTTTAAGCAGATTtcctgttgtaatttttttttagaaaatgtattCTTTCCGAGGATATACATTCAAGTATtgaaatttgtattttctttccagGAGCCTTTATCCCCTAGCCTGGTTAACATAAAGACTGAGCTACCAGACCCAGATGAAGGTGATGATCCTCTAGGACCCTCACCAAGCTTAGATTTAGATGATGACAGTATCCGTAGTGCCCTTATATTGGGTTCTGATGATTTGGGACCTGTTGGTGGTAAGCTTCAGCTTCAGATGGAAGACCAGAGTGAAGGTAATGAATTTCTTGGTACAGAAAATAGTTTTGAATTGTAATTAAGAATATTTTCAGTAAAGAAAGTACCTTAGGTCACAGAAAGAAAGTCCTTTGGTGCATAATGGATATTTGTACAAGATGAAATTACATGGTGGCTGCAGGAACTTCCACTGTGGTATGCCCACAGAGGCACATTAAAACCGTATCACAGTGTTAGTTACCTCCAGGCTCTATGTTTAATGCAACAGAATATCTACAGATGCCAGGAAACAGGTAAAAAGTTCAATTCTCTTCataagaaagtaaagaaataggGGAATCTCTACAGCTTCTTTCATTGGAGAGTTCCTAAAGAAAGATTTTTAGTGTGAATGTTATCAAATGTCATTTTCATTCCAGGTTAAAATTAAgtgtaaaaaaatacacatgatcTTGCAGGTGTGGTATTATAAATTTTGGTAAGAGAattgaagatgaaaaaatgaCACTTTCTGGAAGAATAATAAATTACAAGAACAGTTAGTGCTAGAATGTTTCTCATTCATAAGTCCTTTACATCAGTGCTTGACCAAGGAATTGTAGTGTTATTTCATCTTGTGAAGTATATGGAGCTGGAGTAATGACACAGGGTTGTAGGTTGTGTTGGATCTCCTGGTCCTGTGTCTGGTCAAGTTACCATAGCACCAGTGGATTCAGCATGGTCTGGAACCCTTCTCTCGACGCCAGAACACAAGTGCATGAAGGGTTTGAATTTGGCTATGAATGCAATTGCAATTGCTTAAATGATGTGGGTTAAGTTTGTGCAATTATTATGTTGAGGAAAGGTGAGGAATTAAATCCTACTTTTCTGAGAAGAGGGGGTGGTTCTGTACTGGTTAAATATGTGGATTAGatgcataaaaaaagagaaatggtaatgaaatgggaaaaaacagTTTTTGCAGGTGCGTTGTAGGGAAGGCAAATACTAAGACAGTATTTGCTATTGGTAAAGGAGAATAAGTGGGCCAGGACAGGAGAAAGTGTGGGAGAGATCAAAAGTTCATGAGTGATAGGAGGGAAATGTATGGCAGCTGGACAGACTGGAAggaaatgctgtttttttttgtgtgtgtgtgtttctatgtctagatatacatatacatatgtgtatgtgtatatggttttatatatatgtatatatatatatatatatatatatattaaaatatatattttataatatattatatatataaccaatatatatatttttttctttctttttctttctctcccatgctcccctccctccctccctgtactAGTAGGAGTCCGTGTTAGCTCAGAGATGCATGGACTTGAAATATGATTTTTAAGTGATTAAGAAATAAACTGCTTTATGTATTCTTCTTTAGTATGCTAATCTCAAACACTAATTTTGTACTGTCTTTTCCCTTTCAGGTGGATCTGAAGATTTAATGCTTGGCTACTCTTCTGGGtcttcaccaccaccattccTTGCCCTAGAGCCACCTATTTCAGATACAGACTACACCTTTTCTCTTGATCACACGGAGGGCCTAAGTGATctctttgattttaatttctgACCGCGCGGGGTTTAGTTCAGGGAGTGTTTTGTAAAGGCTTTTGAGATCTTTTCATGCAAAATCAGTTAGATATAATctgcattagcattattattctaattattgttatttttaatatatatattttttcttatcacaataATTCCTACAGACTTGCACCTCCATGACGAGAGTGATTTGAACCATAATTTCCTCTTCATGTATTTTATAGACCAAAGCTTGGTTTTTGTCTTGCTTAGAAtccctctatttttccctttcccgtcctATGGGGGTTTTAATTCTTTAGAAAGAAAATTCCCggaatgaaattattttataaatttgataAATTAAACATGGATTTGTTATCAGTgcagaatatttatataaaggaaATGTCATCGAAGGGACTTATCTGTGGTGACATTTCTGACAGTTTAACTTGATACAGCATCTAGCTTTTGATGTAGCCATCCCCTCTCCATTCTTGTTTAaagacaatttttattatttatttattttattttttttctttgtagaagTTTTGAAATGAATGAGGAGGTGATAACAGACCCTAGAAATGGCACAGTTTTTGAGTGGTCCAATCCAGTTCCACACCGTGATTCTGCCTTCGGTGGCAATCTAGTTATTGCTTTCATTTCTATGAATGCTGAGAGCATACTGTTTAATCATGCAGTTCATTTTGCATTCCTTGTATAGAGAACACTTCCCAAACTGCTGtactattgatattttttaatatgattgTAGTCATTTTCCTATGCATTTGTCTGGGGATATCTgggtaaaaccccccccaaaatttttgtgcTTGTGCTGAGTgctcccctcatcctttcccaTTATCTTTGAtacaaaggaaaattatttttgctttactcgaaaattttttttttgtgccaagAAATGGGTGTCCGGCATGACAGTAAATTTTCACTTGCTTTAAATAGTTCGTCCACAAATCACAAAAGCTGACACATTATCTCCAGTCAAGATGCCTTAATCAATATTTTAATTCTATTACTTGTATGGTATTTCTACTATGTCTTCACTGGTAAAAACAGTCATTCTATTCTGCCATTAAAGATAATTGAATATTTACAGTAGCAGATGGAGATTTTTTGTATAATTGGGTATGGCAAAGAATTTTGTTCAAGTGTTAGAATTTACAGTGCCTGGGATGTGTGGAGGAGCAGCCAAGGAAAACTAGGATTTTGTAATTTCATCCACACTAGTTGTGTAACAACTTCAAAGACATGGGATTAAATTGTCCAGTCCCAAAGGCATTGTATTGAACATTTTGCTTTTCTGCTAAGGCTTGTAaagcttctttttcttccacctgaccctctctttttgttttcttcttttgcatGTGTTATTGTACATGATTTTGCTCCCAATTTCACTGCCATGCTGATACAGTGACATCAAAGTCACTTAGATGCAGAGCTCACTCAGATTTGTGCCAGACCCAGTGGACCTGAATTTCAACGCTCCAATATGGCAGTGccagtaaattttatttttttaatttcaattgtAAAAGTTTATTGCTAACTGGTCTCAATCTCAAACTTGGATTTGTCctttgtatatttatagataataatttttttttattattattattattattattattttttattttttttctttttttttgtttgtttttgcttttttaaattttcagaaaaaatttttgcttcTTTAATACTTAAAGATCGTGTTACcaattgttttgtgtgttagtttaaagtggggggaaaaaatcactTGCTAAAATCGCATTGACATGATAGAAATACTGTCAAGGTAGGCATGCTTANNNNNNNNNNNNNNNNNNNNNNNNNNNNNNNNNNNNNNNNNNNNNNNNNNNNNNNNNNNNNNNNNNNNNNNNNNNNNNNNNNNNNNNNNNNNNNNNNNNNttaatattatatatgtatattaatgtatatatatatgtatatatgtatatatatatgtatatatgtatatatatgtatatatgtatatatatatatatatgtatatatatatatgtgtgtgtatatgtatatatatatatgtgtatatgtatatatatatgtatatatttgatatatatatataatatatataatatatatatgtatatatatatgttatatatatatatgtatatatatatatctatatatgattttatatatttatatatattaatgtatatgatatatattgtatatatatatgtatatatatatagatatatatatatttatattaatttatatatatatatatatatatatatatatttactatatgtatatatatatgtatatatatatatgtatttttatgatatatatatgtatatctatatgttatatatttgtatatatatatattttgtatatatatattgtatatatatcatcatcaatacggtatgctcatgcttgagcagccgtggacctctccaccatccttcgccactaaactcgatcttacgcttttctttccacttataccatcgacagcccgcaaatatctttgatattgtcgctcagtcttgtctttggtttgcctcttcctctgtttcctatatatatatacatatatatacatatatatacatatatatacatatatatacatatatatatatatatataatatatatatatatataatatatatatatacatatatatatatatataatatatatactatatatatatatatatatatatatatagatatatatatatatactatatatatacatatattatcatatataatatacatatatatatatatatattatatatatatatatatacatatataatatacatatatatatacatatatatatatacatatatatatacatatatatatcaatatatatatacatatatatatatatataatatatatatatatatatatatatactatatatatacatatatactatatatatacatatatacatatatatacatatatacatatatatatacatatatatatacatatatcaaatatatatacatatatacatatatatatacatatatatatacatatatacatatattatatacattatacatatatacatatatatatacatatatatatacatttaatactatatatacatttatatatatacatatatattatattatatatatatatatatatatataaacatatcaacaataatggtatgctcatgtttgagcagccgtgacctctctaccatcctttgccactcaactcgatcttgtgcttttctttccacttgtaccatcgacagcctgcaaatatctttgatgttgtcgttcagtcttgtcttcggtgtgtatgtgtgcactgtgtgtatatgtatatggttctgagtgttgggtgctgaagaagatagacaagaaaaaggtcaatagttttgaactatggtgttacagacgagtactacatattaactggacagaaagaaaacgaatgatgaagtgctgagaaaataaattgcaaagacaggctgttggacatcttgaacaaaaggaaactaaagtttattggtcatgtgatgagaagtaaaagtattgagaaaaacttgttgacagggatggtgataggaaacagaggaagaggctaaccgaagactgagcgacaacatcaaagatatttgcgggctgacaatggtacaagtggaaagaaaagcacaagatcgagttgagtggcgaaggatggtggagaggtccacggctgctcaaacataagcataccgttattgatattgatgatacatatataaataaatacatatacaaagattatgtatataatcatgtatatgtgtg
The genomic region above belongs to Penaeus monodon isolate SGIC_2016 chromosome 16, NSTDA_Pmon_1, whole genome shotgun sequence and contains:
- the LOC119582956 gene encoding transcription factor E2F2-like — protein: MPSCGAMYTYDIEFIPKIYGGLKTWIALGPPSSGGLSLVGGTVLSVCDGMTYTQLLDHGYGLTPITPSNSKETPTVTPSTHTKLAVIELLSSLYTTLMLTMAVSRRQSMGYRFALVVHSHDPLHWWSISICFQLVHTILTSLHILQVMIVPLEDVDDKEDFQRQFMVTISLPGPATQASTLALDVKNKAKEIKRKFPVPVIVYTEQITLTQCAHVVCQTVISVWATSVEMPPVASALCCHGIMVDATRKQGVNGAAMQFPNLAVPPAPSPGKSSRYDTSLGLLTKRFVDLLQSAPDGTVDLNRASDKLSVQKRRIYDITNVLEGIGLVNKKSKNNVQWLASRMSSQNLEGDVEHLASKENELDRLIEQAERDLLQMSQDKRYAYITYHDLHTIRYYKDKTVFAVKAPPGTQLQVPQEVKEQGYKIHLKSENGPIEVFLSESSIGESPIKQSPIKQSPLKTSPLRTPLPATSRAKLRPTRTRASKALLQTQKPELTTPKKEPLSPSLVNIKTELPDPDEGDDPLGPSPSLDLDDDSIRSALILGSDDLGPVGGKLQLQMEDQSEGGSEDLMLGYSSGSSPPPFLALEPPISDTDYTFSLDHTEGLSDLFDFNF